A window of the Plasmodium vinckei vinckei genome assembly, chromosome: PVVCY_08 genome harbors these coding sequences:
- a CDS encoding protein kinase, putative — protein MHNNSYIEKDKFICLNNNDNNYIIKNDTSHNISNTLTGGSTPINQNNVICNSNNISLNDNKNSDSNNINLNDNKNSDSNNINLNDNKNSDSNNINLNDNKNSDSNNINLNDNKNSNNNNGDNGKLDNPEPEINPTEKSENAQKNHIEALRKLKSNPEINLKRGDEISKNPCLFIYDNLILKKKNEKVQNCINKLSMNAFNLYFPKSSNIYNQMSMVLSLLNGDVDDILISLKYLIDYFDKINFLIVNILNKLKKREKIKNNQVITHLIDFILNKLCEKNINYKYNKTNVLDFYDNLMSPGTSFFESGIKSEAINLKDLRLIYFYKHDIKVKKEKSFIQKKIIDINNNKDNLLNNYFIDKDRNIHDFVIKNREYESNYNKYLKKKQRILTGEIPVPNICIGVNESFNEKSIFDFEYSDMFSKKNKNPNDINKYVKKYIKDKTKCSQTKNNICNCITNIIVSIDNDAKLRTHVNLAKKETKNIKNILIKIRKIENLVDRIIKYDNENQIIYNHDKEEDESEKSDLSDEVNDKQGNIKSGNFNCSSNKIDAHESFQEKNYEKIIESETSKEADNNEAAKTCREMCADDLKMENSDTNKGVKNFSNINLKEKEKENSLINCCTKEENNKFSLNKSSDIFKRTFSEIYSSEERKKMKKQKTMNSYDNESDNESDESIKTYYWESLDFNCVFLGSVKKGSCRHKSLLFKVLCDSVGIPCRFIRYVKNREILYYNLVLIPSIPAQNVIEIIIPIFWDRRIKTKLNISGYSKLSISTFLSNIKINFSNIDKFFLKIWGNNTEFINIDDYFTLKKKLGVGGFGEVWSVSLKSEMEDNSSFFFYSIKKTSHFALKIMDINEFNLNESIIMREKAHTNVINFYCVFKGYQLLTNRQHEEERKESFCFLLELADTSLEKVFSDQNVAYNLNFVRLTLMEIANVMSYIHQKTPNNEFYIYRDLKPDNILIKNKKMLLTDFNLSRKIDEDFEYLMSQCCGTKGHLAPEQKSLLYDQKIDIWAFSIIIAKFLKHKNFNYFSHDNYKVNLKHFEIQDKFLINLLLVCVDESPFMRPSFSDIYRLLFDEVIRNELEQYYRERMLQNF, from the exons ATGCACAACAATAgttatatagaaaaagataaatttatatgtctaaataataatgataacaactatataataaaaaatgacacCAGTCATAATATTAGTAATACGTTAACAGGTGGTTCTACCCCTATTAACCAGAATAATGTCATTTGCAATAGTAACAATATTAGCCTGAAcgacaataaaaatagtgataGTAACAATATTAACCTGAAcgacaataaaaatagtgataGTAACAATATTAACCTGAAcgacaataaaaatagtgataGTAACAATATTAACCTGAAcgacaataaaaatagtgataGTAACAATATTAACCTGAAcgacaataaaaatagtaataataataatggagATAATGGGAAATTAGACAATCCTGAGCCCGAAATTAACCCAACtgaaaaaagtgaaaatgcCCAAAAAAATCACATCGAAGCATTAAGAAAGCTAAAATCAAACCCtgaaata AATTTGAAAAGAGGAGATGAAATAAGCAAAAACCCATGCTTATTCATTTATgacaatttaatattaaaaaaaaaaaatgagaaagtgcaaaattgtataaataaattgtcTATGAATGCCTTCAACTTATATTTTCCCAAAAGTTCAAATATCTACAATCAAATGTCTATG GTTTTATCTTTGTTAAATGGGGATGTCGACgatattttaatttccctgaaatatttgattgattattttgataaaataaattttttgatagtaaacattttaaataaattaaaaaaaagggaaaaaataaaaaataatcaagtTATTACACATTTAATTGATTTTATACTAAACAAACTTTGTgagaaaaacataaattataagtataataaaacaaatgttTTAGACTTTTACGATAATTTGATGTCTCCTGGAACTTCCTTTTTCGAATCTG GAATAAAGAGTGAAGCTATCAATCTAAAAGACCTGAgacttatttatttttacaagcATGATATAAAAgtcaaaaaagaaaaaagttTCATCCAAAAGAAAATcatagatataaataacaataaagacaatttattaaataattattttatagacAAAGATAGAAATATTCATGACTttgtcataaaaaatagggAATATGaatcaaattataataaatatttaaaaaaaaaacaacgTATATTAACTGGTGAAATACCAGTAccaaatatatgtataggTGTTAATGAAtcttttaatgaaaaatccATATTTGATTTTGAATATTCTGATatgttttcaaaaaaaaataaaaatcctaatgatattaataaatatgttaagaaatatataaaagacaAAACGAAATGCAGccaaacaaaaaataatatttgcaATTGcattacaaatattattgtaaGTATAGACAATGATGCAAAACTCCG GACCCATGTTAATTTAGCAAAAAaggaaacaaaaaatattaaaaatattttaattaagaTAAggaaaattgaaaatttagTGGATAggattattaaatatgataatgaaaaccaaattatatataaccaTGATAAGGAAGAGGATGAATCGGAAAAATCAGACCTGTCGGACGAGGTGAATGACAAACAAGGGAATATAAAATCTGGCAATTTCAATTGTAGTAGCAATAAAATAGATGCCCATGAAAGTTttcaagaaaaaaattatgagaAGATAATAGAGAGTGAAACAAGCAAAGAGGCTGATAATAATGAAGCTGCCAAAACTTGTAGAGAAATGTGTGCCGATGATcttaaaatggaaaatagtgatacaaataaaggagttaaaaatttttctaacataaatttgaaagaaaaagagaaaGAAAACAGTTTAATAAATTGCTGCacaaaagaagaaaataataaatttagtttaaataaatctagtgacatttttaaaagaacATTTTctgaaatatattcatcagaagaaagaaagaaaatgaaaaaacaaaaaacaaTGAACAGTTATGATAATGAAAGTGATAATGAGAGTGATGAAAGTATAAAAACGTATTATTGGGAAAGTCTTGATTTTAATTGTGTTTTTTTGGGTAGTGTAAAGAAGGGCTCATGCAGGCACAAATCCCTCCTTTTTAAG GTTCTCTGTGACTCTGTGGGGATCCCCTGTAGATTTATTCGTTATGTTAAAAATAGAGAAATTCTATATTATAACCTTGTCTTAATTCCATCTATTCCTg CCCAAAATGTGAttgaaattattattcCGATTTTTTGGGACAGaagaataaaaacaaaattaaatattagtGGATACAGCAAACTATCTATTTCAACCTTTTTAagcaatataaaaattaattttagcAACATTGATAAGTTTTTCCTAAA AATTTGGGGGAATAACACTgagtttataaatatagacgattattttacattgaaaaaaaagctCGGAGTAGGTGGGTTTGGTGAAGTATGGAGTGTATCATTAAAGAGTGAGATGGAAGACAATagttcttttttcttttatagtataaaaaaaacttctCATTTtgctttaaaaattatggatataaa cgAGTTTAATTTGAATGAGTCTATTATTATGAGGGAAAAGGCCCACACAAATGtgattaatttttattgtgtATTTAAAG GGTATCAACTTCTAACAAATAGACAACATGAAGAAGAGAGGAAAGAgtctttttgttttcttttgGAATTAGCAGATACATCATTGG aGAAAGTTTTTTCCGATCAAAATGTGGCATACAATTTGAATTTTGTTCGACTAACTCTTATGGAAATAGCaaa TGTCATGTCTTATATCCATCAGAAAACACCAAATAATgagttttatatttatcgaGACTTAAAGCCGGataacattttaataaag aataaaaaaatgttattaaCCGATTTTAACTTATCAAGAAAAATTGATGAAGATTTTGAATATCTAATGAGTCAGTGTTGTGGGACTAAAGGCCATTTGGCTCCTGAACAAAAAAGTCTCCTCTATGATCaaaaaattgatatatgggcattttctattattatagcaaaatttttaaagcataaaaattttaattatttctcTCATGACAATTACAAAGTGAATCTAAAGCATTTCGAGATTCAA GACaaatttttgataaatttgCTGCTCGTGTGCGTGGATGAAAGCCCATTCATGAGACCCTCTTTTTCGGACATATATAG GCTGCTATTCGATGAGGTTATCCGAAATGAGCTCGAGCAATATTATAGAGAAAGAATGTtgcaaaatttttaa
- a CDS encoding monocarboxylate transporter, putative: MNFIPQRAIPYIVLVGAFLYNLNIGIINSYGNLNIYLTSYLRYKGNNVTYRSVSFIYELAVITLGISMLLGNYVQKKLGERLTIFISCIGTFISFYLSSIYTHSYYLLCLFMGVTYAIGYGISFTIPLSCAYKHFTNNRGLISGIVISAISLSPFLYCPLQTLIINRNNVLPIQYGSDSKEMYFKDVNVLNRVPYVLFIQSIIFLILATLGGLMATMSVPNDSIDSENIAILDKTNQNGNFVDSNIPWDVEKGDNGESGLFNFFSNMLHQIKIRKGNYFNKKCTEDILFFLLWISIVLFNGYINYIIMYWKIIGVTYTQVEDTLITLNGSLINSMANIAGRLLWGIIYDKTSMNITILLLGFLITGACFALPAVAHMYPLYAICCGVFYFCIGGSLVTIPVITLRKYGEKYFSLNMSILYTSRIANTLVCSLVVRYLYQWLKLRCLSSAFGVLSIISTIVLFGITAE; encoded by the exons ATGAACTTTATACCGCAACGCGCCATTCCGTATATTGTTTTAGTAGGCGCTTTTTTGTACAATCTTAATATTG GAATAATCAATTCCTATGGAAATCTGAACATTTATTTGACATCCTATTTAAGGTACAAGGGAAATAATGTGACATACAGAAGCgtatcatttatttatgaacTGGCAGTCATAACGCTAGGAATATCTATGCTATTAGGAAATTatgttcaaaaaaaattaggaGAAAGATtaactatatttatatcatgcATTGGGAcctttatatcattttatcTATCCTCAATATATACGCATTCTTATTATCTGTTATGCTTATTTATGGGGGTAACATATGCAATAGGGTATGGTATATCATTTACTATTCCCTTGTCTTGTGCATATAAACACTTTACAAACAATAGAGGATTAATAAGTGGCATTGTTATATCCGCAATTTCTTTAAGTCCATTCTTATACTGTCCATTACAAACATTAATCataaatagaaataatgTATTACCAATTCAATATGGAAGTGACTCAAAAGAAATGTACTTTAAAGATGttaatgttttaaatagAGTGCCATATGTTCTTTTTATCCAatccattatatttttaatattggCAACTCTCGGAGGACTAATGGCAACAATGAGTGTACCAAATGATTCGATCGATAGTGAAAATATTGCAATTTTAGATAAAACAAATCAAAATGGAAATTTTGTAGATAGTAATATTCCTTGGGATGTTGAAAAGGGAGATAATGGTGAATCTGGTTTATTCAa CTTTTTTAGTAATATGCTacatcaaataaaaataagaaaaggaaattattttaataaaaagtgtACGGAagatatacttttttttcttttatggATAtctattgttttatttaacggatatattaattatataattatgtattGGAAAATAATAGGAGTAACATACACACAAGTTGAAGATACTTTAATTACACTTAATGGAAGtttaataaatagtatGGCAAATATAGCAGGAAGATTATTATGGggaataatatatgacAAAACGAGTATGAACATaactatattattacttgGATTTTTGATTACAGGTGCATGTTTTGCATTACCTGCAGTTGCCCATATGTATCCTTTATATGCAATTTGCTGTGgggttttttatttttgtattggTGGAAGTCTAGTTACTATACCTGTTATTACTTTAAGAAAATATGgcgaaaaatatttttctttaaatatgtCGATTTTATATACTTCAAGAATAGCTAACACACTTGTATGCAGTTTAGTTGTtagatatttatatcaatgGCTTAAACTTCGATGTTTAAGTTCAGCCTTTGGCGTCCTTTCTATTATTTCAACCATCGTTCTGTTTGGAATTACAGCCGAGTAG
- a CDS encoding monocarboxylate transporter, putative encodes MKFIPQSAIPYIVLIGAFLYNLSIALINSYGNLSIYLTSYLRYKGNDVTYKSVSFIYELAVSTIPLSMILGSYAQKKLGDKLTLFISCTGTFIAMYISSIYAHSYYTLCLFMGILYGIMHGISYPIPLSCAYKHFKNNRGLISGIVISGFSISIFLYCPLQTFIINRNNVLPIKDENGSEELYFKDVNVLNRVPYAIFIQSIVFLTLSTLGGLMATINTPKDSIDSDNVAVLDKTNSNGKFGDNNTPCDAEKGDNAESGLSKSLEKKNESEITNMADYYTNLYKGRNFIFFIIYGPLSFFSNIIYKIRIRKGKYLNKKCTEDGLFYVLWMSIVLLNAYLNYIAMYWKIIGVTYTQVEDTIITLNGSLINSVTNIVGRLLWGMIYDKMSTNVTILLLGLLITASCFTLPAVAHIYPLFAICCGVLFFCIGGNLVTIPVITLKRYGEKYFTLNVAILYTSRIASTVLCSFVIKYLYEWLQLRYLSSAFGVLSMIAAIVMFVITAE; translated from the exons ATGAAGTTTATACCGCAATCCGCCATTCCgtatattgttttaataGGCGCTTTTTTGTACAATCTTAGTATTG CACTAATCAATTCCTATGGAAATCTGAGCATTTATTTGACCTCATATTTGAGGTACAAGGGGAATGATGTGACATACAAAAGCgtatcatttatttatgaattGGCAGTCTCAACAATACCACTATCGATGATATTAGGAAGTTATGCCCAAAAAAAGTTAGGAGACAAATTAACTTTGTTTATATCATGCACTGGGACCTTTATAGCAATGTATATATCCTcaatatatgcacattCTTATTATACATTATGCTTATTTATGGGCATATTATATGGAATAATGCATGGTATATCATATCCTATTCCCTTATCCTGTgcatataaacattttaaaaacaatagAGGATTAATAAGTGGCATTGTTATATCTGGATTTTCTATAAGTATATTCTTATATTGCCCATTACAAACATTTATCATAAATCGAAATAATGTATTACCAATTAAAGATGAAAATGGTTCAGAAGAACTATACTTTAAAGATGTTAATGTTTTAAACAGAGTACCATATGCTATTTTTATCCAATccattgtatttttaactTTGTCAACTCTCGGAGGATTAATGGCAACAATCAATACACCAAAAGATTCGATCGATAGTGACAATGTTGCAGTTTTAGATAAAACAAATTCAAATGGAAAATTTGGTGATAATAATACTCCTTGTGATGCAGAAAAGGGAGATAATGCTGAATCTGGTTTATCCAAGtcattagaaaaaaaaaatgaatctGAAATTACAAATATGGCTGATTATTAtactaatttatataaaggaagaaattttattttttttataatttatggtCCTTTAAGCTTTTTtagtaatataatatataaaataagaatacgaaaaggaaaataccttaataaaaaatgtacagAAGATGGgcttttttatgttttatggATGTCTATTGTTTTACTTAACGCATATCTTAATTATATAGCTATGTATTGGAAAATAATAGGAGTAACATATACACAAGTTGAAGATACTATAATTACACTAAATGGAAGTTTAATAAATAGTGTGACAAATATAGTAGGAAGATTATTATGGGGAATGATATATGACAAAATGAGTACAAATGTaactatattattacttgGACTTTTGATTACAGCTTCATGTTTTACATTACCTGCAGTTGCCCATATATATCCTTTATTTGCAATTTGCTGTGgggttttatttttttgtattggTGGAAATCTAGTTACTATACCTGTTATTACTTTAAAAAGATATGgggaaaaatattttactttaAATGTAGCGATTTTATATACTTCAAGAATAGCTAGCACAGTTTTATGCAGTTTcgttattaaatatttatatgaatggCTTCAACTTAGATATTTAAGTTCAGCCTTTGGGGTCCTTTCTATGATTGCAGCCATCGTTATGTTTGTAATTACAGCTGAGTAG